One stretch of Eretmochelys imbricata isolate rEreImb1 chromosome 1, rEreImb1.hap1, whole genome shotgun sequence DNA includes these proteins:
- the LOC144277754 gene encoding olfactory receptor 52M1-like, which translates to MQETPFCLRVGHLLPYSMSDSNTTDFTNPSTFILMGIPGLEAAHVWISIPFCTIYVLAVLGNFTILLVVKTEPSLHGPMYYFLCMLAVTDLVLSTSILPKILSIFWFNSREIDFHVCLTQMYVIHCFSAMESGIFVAMAFDRYVAICDPLRHSTILKNTVVAKIGLAVVLRGSILSLPCPILARQWPYCRTNIIPHSYCEHIAVVKLACTDTSVSSYYSLSFAFLMTGLDVSFIAMSYMQILRAIFSLPTKDAQLKTFGTCSSHLCAILTFYIPDLFSSLTHRFGRNVPRHFFILSANVYLVVPPLLHPLIYGVRTKEIRDKLLQLFTHKGL; encoded by the coding sequence ATGCAGGAGACACCGTTCTGCCTCAGAGTTGGACACCTTCtcccctactccatgtcagattccaacacaaccgacttcaccaacccctccaccttcatcctgatgggcattcctggcctggaggctgctcatgtctggatctccatccccttctgcaccataTATGTATTAGCTgtcttggggaacttcaccataCTGTTAGTAGTGAAGACGGAGCCAagcctccatgggcccatgtactatttcctctgtaTGCTGGCTGTCACCGACCTGGTCCTGTCCACATCCATCCTGCCCAAAAtactgagcatcttctggtttaATTCCAGAGAGATAGATTTCCATgtctgcctcacccagatgtacgtCATTCACTGCTTCTCAGCGATGGAATCTGGGATCTTCGTGGCCATGGCTTTtgatcgctacgtggccatctgtgatcccctgagacattccaccatcctgaaAAACACTGTGGTGGCCAAGATCGGCTTGGCCGTGGTGTTGCGTGGAAGCATTCTCTCACTGCCCTGTCCAATCCTGGCGAGgcagtggccatattgcagaacgaACATCATCCCCCACTCGTACTGTGAGCACATAgctgtggtgaagctggcctgcaCCGACACCAGCGTCAGTAGTTACTACAGCCTCTCTTTTGCATTCTTGATGACTGGTCTGGATGTGTCTTTTATTGCCATGTCCTATATGCAGATCCTtagggccatcttcagcctccccacaaaggacgCCCAGCTTAAGACTTTTGGGACCTGCAGCTCTCACCTCTGTGCCatcttaaccttttacatcccagatctcttctcctccctcacaCATCGCTTTGGCCGCAATGTGCCTCGGCATTTCTTCATTCTCAGTGCCAACGTGTACCTCGTGGTGCCCCCATTGCTACATCCCCTCATCTACGGTGTGAGGACCAAAGAGATCCGTGACAAGCTGCTCCAGCTCTTCACTCATAAAGGACTGTAA